Proteins encoded in a region of the Inquilinus sp. KBS0705 genome:
- the arr gene encoding NAD(+)--rifampin ADP-ribosyltransferase encodes MSRPIETEKEVNTQQFFHGTKARLKPGDLLSPGFTSNYGKQKKALFVYLTATMDAAIWGAELALGDGPERIYIVQPTGPIEDDPNLTDKKFPGNPTKSYRTRDPLLIIGEITHWQGHSPEQLKEMKDNVARIKALGIEAIED; translated from the coding sequence ATGAGTAGACCAATAGAAACAGAAAAAGAAGTAAATACACAGCAATTCTTTCACGGTACAAAGGCCCGGCTAAAGCCCGGCGACTTACTTTCGCCGGGCTTTACTTCTAACTACGGGAAGCAGAAAAAGGCCTTGTTTGTATACCTGACCGCAACAATGGATGCTGCCATTTGGGGAGCTGAACTTGCTTTAGGTGACGGGCCGGAAAGAATTTATATAGTGCAGCCCACAGGCCCCATCGAGGATGACCCAAACTTAACAGATAAAAAGTTCCCGGGCAACCCAACCAAATCCTATCGCACCCGCGATCCTCTTTTGATCATCGGCGAAATTACCCATTGGCAGGGGCATTCACCTGAACAGCTAAAGGAAATGAAAGATAATGTTGCACGCATTAAAGCACTTGGAATAGAAGCTATTGAAGACTAA
- a CDS encoding glycoside hydrolase family 95 protein: MKIRYVCCFLVATFANAIAFAQETSIPTNIDQHSFDPSAMIWLGTPATKWNDAIPVGNGRLGGMIFGGVTQEHIQLNEDTYWTGGPYSSVVKGGFKYLPEVQDLVFKGKMQEAQALFGRKLMGYPVEQQKYQSLADLMLFFKPMDNVSGYKRWLDLEAGVAGVQFTSNGVTYKREIFSSVPNQVIALRLTASKPGSITFKASLRGVRNQQHSDYATDYFRMDGIDDNGLILTGKSADYLGVEGKLRYEAQLKAIPEGGTMKRNNAELVIDNADAVTLYFTAATNFVNYKDVSADQHQRVESYLNGINGKTYQTIKSDAVADYQKLYKRVSLHLPATANAWLPTDKRLANALTVPDPQLAALAYQFGRYVLISSSRPGTQPANLQGIWNNDMNPWWDSKYTTNINTQMNYWPVESANLSECAEPLIQLIRDVTDQGTQLAKENYNSRGWVLHQNTDLWRVAAPMDGPTWGTFTTGGAWLCDELWEHYLYTGDKQYLKDIYPVIKGSVDFFMDFLVMDPKGKWLVTNPSMSPENFTGNPGNGPYFDETTGSMIPGTTICAGSSIDMQIITNLFTNYLNAAKVLNKDADYAKKVSAAKSKLRPQLIGANGELQEWTEDWPQLEKQHRHVSPLYGLYPGNVFSVKNTPQFIEPIKAVLNQRGDNSAKGWTRAWKIALWARLRDGDRANAILKGYFTEAWPQLFTGGGGTVMQVDGTLGVTAAINELLVQSNNGVIDLLPALPGEWTEGEFNGVCTAGAFELDIKWQQSKITAVKVLSKQGQLCHINTGGKPVITYNGKKIKYSTQQDGSLQFETQKGGVYVLTM; this comes from the coding sequence ATGAAAATTAGATACGTTTGCTGCTTTTTGGTAGCAACATTCGCCAACGCTATTGCCTTTGCGCAGGAAACAAGCATTCCAACAAACATAGATCAGCATTCCTTTGACCCTTCGGCAATGATATGGTTGGGTACCCCGGCTACAAAATGGAACGACGCTATACCGGTCGGCAATGGCCGATTAGGCGGCATGATATTCGGCGGCGTTACACAAGAGCACATACAACTAAACGAAGATACTTATTGGACAGGCGGGCCATACTCCTCTGTTGTAAAGGGTGGCTTTAAATATCTGCCCGAGGTACAAGACCTTGTATTTAAGGGCAAAATGCAGGAAGCGCAAGCCCTGTTTGGCCGCAAATTAATGGGTTACCCTGTCGAGCAGCAAAAATACCAGTCGCTTGCTGATTTGATGTTGTTTTTTAAGCCGATGGACAACGTAAGCGGCTATAAACGCTGGCTGGACCTTGAGGCCGGCGTTGCAGGTGTACAATTTACAAGTAATGGTGTTACTTATAAAAGAGAAATATTTTCGTCGGTACCTAACCAGGTTATCGCCTTAAGGCTAACCGCCAGCAAACCGGGTAGTATAACGTTCAAAGCAAGTTTAAGAGGGGTACGCAACCAGCAACATTCTGATTATGCTACCGATTATTTCCGGATGGATGGCATTGATGATAACGGCCTAATATTAACAGGTAAATCTGCTGATTATTTGGGCGTAGAGGGCAAGCTAAGATACGAGGCCCAATTAAAAGCGATACCCGAAGGCGGCACCATGAAAAGGAACAATGCGGAGTTGGTTATAGATAATGCCGATGCGGTTACCTTGTATTTTACCGCTGCCACCAATTTTGTAAATTACAAGGATGTAAGCGCAGATCAGCATCAGCGGGTAGAAAGTTATTTAAACGGTATAAATGGCAAAACCTATCAAACCATAAAAAGTGATGCCGTAGCAGATTACCAGAAGCTATACAAGCGGGTTAGCCTGCATTTGCCTGCTACCGCAAACGCCTGGCTGCCTACGGATAAACGCCTGGCAAATGCACTTACCGTACCCGACCCGCAATTGGCCGCATTGGCTTACCAGTTTGGCCGCTATGTATTAATTTCTTCCTCGCGGCCGGGCACGCAGCCTGCCAATTTACAGGGGATATGGAACAATGATATGAACCCATGGTGGGACTCGAAATATACCACCAATATTAATACACAAATGAACTACTGGCCGGTAGAATCGGCAAATCTATCCGAGTGTGCGGAGCCACTAATACAATTAATAAGGGATGTAACTGACCAGGGCACGCAGTTAGCTAAAGAAAACTATAATAGCCGCGGCTGGGTTTTACACCAAAATACCGACCTGTGGCGGGTGGCGGCACCGATGGATGGGCCAACCTGGGGCACCTTTACCACGGGCGGCGCATGGCTTTGCGACGAGCTTTGGGAACACTATTTATACACCGGTGATAAACAATACCTAAAAGATATATATCCGGTTATAAAAGGTTCAGTAGATTTTTTTATGGACTTTTTGGTAATGGACCCCAAGGGCAAATGGTTGGTGACCAATCCATCCATGTCGCCGGAGAATTTTACAGGTAACCCCGGCAATGGGCCTTACTTTGACGAAACAACCGGAAGCATGATTCCGGGTACCACTATTTGCGCGGGTTCGTCTATAGATATGCAGATCATCACTAACCTGTTCACCAATTATTTGAATGCAGCAAAGGTTTTAAATAAGGATGCCGATTATGCAAAAAAAGTTTCAGCAGCAAAAAGCAAGTTAAGGCCGCAACTGATTGGGGCAAACGGCGAACTGCAGGAGTGGACGGAAGACTGGCCACAGCTTGAAAAACAACACAGGCATGTTTCGCCACTTTATGGCTTATACCCGGGTAATGTATTTTCTGTTAAAAACACCCCCCAATTTATAGAACCTATAAAGGCGGTTTTAAACCAGCGGGGAGATAACTCTGCCAAAGGGTGGACCAGGGCATGGAAAATAGCGCTATGGGCAAGGTTACGCGATGGCGACAGGGCAAATGCAATATTGAAAGGTTATTTTACAGAGGCATGGCCGCAGCTGTTTACCGGCGGGGGCGGCACTGTAATGCAGGTTGATGGCACACTTGGCGTTACTGCCGCTATAAACGAATTGCTGGTACAATCAAACAACGGCGTTATAGACTTACTGCCGGCTTTGCCGGGTGAATGGACCGAAGGTGAATTTAACGGCGTTTGCACAGCCGGAGCCTTTGAGCTGGATATAAAATGGCAGCAAAGTAAAATTACTGCGGTTAAGGTATTATCAAAGCAAGGGCAGCTATGCCATATCAATACAGGCGGCAAGCCTGTAATAACCTACAACGGTAAAAAAATAAAATACAGTACACAGCAAGACGGAAGCCTGCAATTTGAAACACAAAAGGGAGGCGTTTATGTGCTTACTATGTAA
- a CDS encoding glyoxalase — MQHQAISLRPFIGAKDFNLSRSFYRDLGFEEVVISHNMSVFKTGAMAFYLQNAYVKDWIDNTMLFLEVDDVNRYYTELLALNLPAKYPGAKLTPIRQEEWGRECFLHDPSGILWHFGEFNK, encoded by the coding sequence ATGCAACATCAAGCCATATCATTAAGGCCGTTTATCGGTGCTAAAGATTTTAACCTGTCGCGCAGTTTTTACCGCGACCTAGGTTTTGAAGAAGTAGTGATCAGTCACAATATGTCTGTTTTTAAAACAGGGGCAATGGCATTTTATTTACAAAATGCATATGTAAAAGATTGGATTGATAACACCATGCTGTTTTTAGAAGTTGATGACGTAAACCGGTATTATACCGAACTACTGGCGCTAAACCTGCCGGCTAAATATCCGGGAGCTAAACTTACCCCAATCCGGCAAGAGGAATGGGGACGCGAGTGTTTCCTGCACGACCCATCGGGTATACTTTGGCATTTTGGAGAATTCAATAAATAG
- a CDS encoding TonB-dependent receptor yields MNTVHNKDIATKQKALAINLDPEIYGSFAEIGAGQDVAANFFKAGAAAGTIAKTMSAYDMTFSDAIYGVQQVRRYVSEQRLVSMLNHEYGLLLERLAEQRGGNTTFFAFSGTFSALNYHKTNEGHGWMGVRFQLEPNGVAHDVILHVKLLDNDNVLQQQAVGILGVNLIYACFYYHETSKVFLLSLMDNLTKDRIQIDMIRFEGPGFSAVDNRLMSLHLVKYGFSDAAVFGPDGKNLQPSEVLYKKHIVVIRGRFRPLINVHLDMLNTGVEQFMDEPDVDKNNVVVITELTLQSLKERDADLTAEIDEKDFLDRVDILCSLGQTVLISNFHEYYKLVSYLSKITKLKMGVVLGYPNLEYIFTEEHYQDLPGGILESFATLFSRKVKLFIYPTLRGGEIWNSAKFSLPPHLIDLYQYLLANNKIEDIEHYNKKNLQVETDRVLQLIKQGTDGWEEYVPPEVANIIKERSLFGYASQVKPPQTIF; encoded by the coding sequence ATGAATACCGTTCATAATAAAGATATTGCTACCAAGCAAAAGGCACTCGCCATAAATCTCGACCCCGAGATCTACGGTTCGTTTGCCGAAATTGGTGCAGGCCAGGATGTAGCCGCCAACTTTTTTAAGGCAGGCGCTGCGGCAGGTACCATTGCCAAAACCATGTCGGCTTATGACATGACCTTTTCTGATGCTATTTACGGCGTTCAACAAGTGCGCAGATATGTAAGTGAGCAACGCCTTGTATCTATGCTTAACCACGAATACGGCCTGCTATTGGAACGCCTTGCAGAGCAGCGCGGCGGTAATACTACATTTTTTGCTTTTTCGGGCACATTCTCGGCCCTAAACTACCATAAAACCAACGAAGGCCATGGCTGGATGGGTGTACGTTTTCAATTGGAGCCCAATGGTGTAGCGCACGATGTTATATTGCATGTTAAATTATTGGATAACGATAACGTTTTGCAGCAGCAAGCGGTAGGTATATTAGGCGTCAACCTAATTTACGCGTGTTTTTATTACCACGAAACATCCAAAGTGTTTTTGCTGTCGTTGATGGATAACCTCACTAAGGACCGTATACAAATAGATATGATACGGTTTGAAGGCCCGGGTTTTAGTGCTGTAGACAACCGCTTAATGAGTTTGCACCTGGTAAAGTATGGCTTTAGCGATGCAGCCGTTTTTGGCCCCGACGGTAAAAACCTGCAACCATCCGAAGTATTGTATAAAAAACATATTGTGGTAATAAGAGGGCGGTTTAGGCCGCTGATAAATGTGCATTTAGATATGCTGAACACCGGTGTTGAGCAATTTATGGACGAACCCGATGTAGATAAAAACAATGTGGTTGTTATAACCGAGCTTACCCTGCAATCGTTAAAAGAAAGAGATGCCGACCTTACCGCCGAAATAGATGAGAAGGATTTTTTAGACCGTGTTGATATTTTATGCTCATTAGGGCAAACCGTGCTAATATCCAATTTTCACGAGTATTATAAATTGGTATCATATCTCTCCAAAATAACCAAGCTAAAAATGGGCGTTGTTTTGGGTTATCCCAACCTGGAATACATTTTTACCGAAGAGCACTACCAGGATCTTCCGGGCGGTATCCTGGAGTCGTTTGCTACGCTGTTTAGCCGTAAGGTAAAATTATTTATATACCCTACCCTTCGCGGCGGCGAAATTTGGAACTCAGCAAAATTCTCGCTCCCGCCCCATTTGATAGATCTGTATCAATACCTTTTGGCCAACAATAAGATAGAGGACATTGAGCATTATAATAAAAAGAACCTGCAGGTAGAAACAGACAGGGTACTACAGCTAATAAAACAAGGCACCGATGGTTGGGAAGAATATGTACCACCCGAAGTAGCTAATATAATCAAAGAACGCTCACTGTTTGGCTACGCTTCTCAAGTTAAACCTCCTCAAACAATTTTTTAA
- a CDS encoding T9SS type B sorting domain-containing protein — protein MTTQEGCASIANSSGGLLFYTNGITIWNKNHDIMKNGDGLFGDLSSTQSAIIVPCPDNDKLYYVFTVSAYGGGNGLNYSVVNITGDGGLGDVTTKNTLLMPATTEKLTAVLNSNGKDVWVIGHKAESNVFCAWLLTVNGISTTPVLSTTGTPNAGGVLSNIGTLKASPNGSKLALGANDETVPFVELFDFDISNGTISNPQKLTGFTSDIPYGIEFSPNGKLLYISEYNSEADANIYQVKLPVTPGLVTDNGIILSKIIAAGSLQLGPDGKIYLSQYNAAFLHVINSPNTEGLNCNFKLKVVNLNAGAITGATARLGLPQPNIISFDAQPFSSTGLCASSPTVFQLLSSTEYESIVWDFGDPASGNNNITTDRNPTHQFAQGGDFKIKITLTLYGITTSYTKTVNISPKIVNKPIINPANPVLCAPGSVNLTATGATGNEKYNWYDANKNLIEQNTGSYLTKEIGVKTSYYVTITNGVCEGEMQKLDVVINKPLATIAATNTIINIGETVTLTANDGAAYNWSPATYLSNRDGKVTTSTPLENITYKLIVTNESGCTAESEVNIIVKSTISIPNTFTPNDDGINDRWVIKNINYTPNVVQVYNRLGALVYSARNYDNSWAGTYTGKKLPAGVYYYRITLDSKEVKSGYVTIIR, from the coding sequence ATGACTACTCAAGAAGGTTGTGCCAGTATTGCCAATTCAAGTGGCGGCCTTTTATTTTATACCAATGGTATTACCATCTGGAATAAAAATCACGACATAATGAAAAATGGCGACGGGTTATTTGGCGACTTGTCATCCACACAAAGCGCCATTATAGTTCCCTGCCCTGATAATGATAAGCTGTACTATGTTTTTACCGTTAGCGCATATGGTGGTGGCAATGGTTTAAATTATTCTGTAGTAAACATTACCGGTGATGGTGGCCTGGGCGATGTAACAACAAAAAACACCTTGCTGATGCCAGCAACTACCGAAAAACTTACTGCGGTATTAAACTCAAATGGCAAAGATGTTTGGGTAATAGGCCATAAAGCCGAGTCAAATGTATTTTGTGCCTGGCTGCTAACTGTGAATGGCATCAGCACAACACCGGTTTTATCAACTACAGGCACACCTAATGCGGGCGGGGTACTTAGCAATATAGGAACGCTAAAAGCTTCTCCTAATGGTTCAAAATTAGCTTTAGGGGCAAACGATGAAACTGTGCCGTTTGTTGAACTATTTGATTTCGACATTAGTAATGGCACAATATCCAACCCGCAAAAACTAACCGGTTTTACCAGCGATATACCTTATGGCATAGAATTTTCGCCAAACGGAAAACTGCTTTATATCAGTGAATATAACAGCGAAGCCGATGCTAATATCTACCAGGTTAAACTGCCTGTTACCCCTGGCTTAGTGACTGATAATGGTATTATATTAAGTAAAATTATTGCCGCGGGGTCGCTACAGTTAGGACCTGATGGTAAGATATATTTAAGCCAATATAATGCAGCATTTTTACACGTTATCAACTCACCCAATACCGAAGGCTTAAATTGCAACTTTAAATTAAAGGTGGTTAACTTAAATGCAGGTGCGATTACCGGTGCGACTGCAAGATTAGGTTTGCCACAGCCCAATATTATATCTTTTGATGCACAGCCATTTTCATCAACCGGCCTTTGTGCTTCATCTCCTACAGTTTTTCAATTATTGTCGTCAACTGAATATGAAAGTATTGTTTGGGATTTTGGTGATCCGGCATCGGGTAACAACAATATTACTACGGATAGAAACCCAACGCATCAGTTTGCACAGGGCGGAGATTTTAAAATAAAAATTACACTTACCCTATATGGAATCACAACAAGTTATACCAAAACTGTAAATATATCTCCTAAAATTGTTAATAAGCCGATTATAAACCCTGCAAATCCTGTTTTGTGTGCACCCGGCTCTGTAAACTTGACGGCTACAGGAGCTACCGGCAACGAAAAATATAACTGGTATGATGCCAATAAAAATCTGATAGAACAAAATACCGGCAGTTACCTAACAAAAGAGATAGGCGTTAAAACTTCGTATTACGTTACAATAACCAACGGCGTTTGCGAGGGTGAAATGCAAAAATTAGACGTTGTGATAAATAAGCCATTAGCAACGATCGCTGCCACCAATACTATTATTAACATAGGCGAAACTGTTACACTTACCGCAAATGATGGGGCAGCTTACAACTGGTCGCCTGCTACTTACTTAAGTAATAGGGATGGTAAAGTTACCACCAGTACTCCATTGGAAAACATCACCTATAAACTTATCGTGACCAATGAAAGCGGTTGTACAGCAGAATCCGAGGTGAATATTATTGTAAAATCTACCATCAGCATACCCAATACATTTACCCCTAACGACGATGGTATTAACGACCGCTGGGTGATTAAAAACATTAACTACACACCAAATGTGGTACAAGTGTATAATAGGCTGGGGGCGTTGGTTTATTCTGCCAGAAATTATGATAATAGCTGGGCGGGTACCTATACCGGTAAAAAACTACCGGCCGGGGTATACTATTACCGCATTACTTTAGATAGTAAAGAGGTAAAAAGCGGTTATGTAACTATTATAAGATAA